The following are encoded in a window of Gasterosteus aculeatus chromosome 5, fGasAcu3.hap1.1, whole genome shotgun sequence genomic DNA:
- the mrtfba gene encoding myocardin-related transcription factor B isoform X3, translating to MAYSEVETPSDRCTRFRAVLQLRLQQRRTREQLADQGIMPPLKSPAAFHGQIRSLERARTENFLKHKIRSRPERAELVRMHILQETGAEPSLQATQMRLKRARLADNLNEKIAQRPGPLELVEKNILPVDSSVKQAIIGERQRDGDVGQVNYPKVLDEDSCDAPSPEHPPGQDPHSCVPSPAESKVPETPSPAPAPPIPITPLQVFPVATQAPADFVKVVPAIEQPAARPVAPPAQPVVPAAPLKPGPTLVKQSQQKSPSEKSRSKKGKEPKSRVKKLKYHQYVPPDQKLEASEAPMDSSYARLLQQQQLFLQLQILSQQQQHYNYQTILPAPLKPVTEGQSGGAGGLPTSIMVSLPTAPPPPPLAPAPARANISLSNRKPGVLPANMEEMKVAELKLELKLRGLPVSGTKTDLIERLKPFQDNPCTSAPTTIPSPAVPTLSSMPMEVTTTTTTPATSTPAIVLPVQQMAPENMNQTPPVSPAPADRSTPQQDPSMSEALAETHMLSSGWAGPQSSPLSSFQVPEEKDRRLHEKEQQIVELMKKLEQEQRLVEELKMQLEVEKRGQGGSNDDAASPKPNSVPVRNPVPALLSSNVVKMEGTARSNCSSTAATIPNSIFGSQALASLPTVVKLEDVTVSSGKPLQLQTQILTQIQPPNQPQRINSPHLPSQSRRSPKLQTQPQVQAAAPSLQQFFISHQGGVSQVLSQPQTLLTATGQAGSILLPLSLPGGSTAIQLPNANLSLQPGLQATISNRGSSVSQRQTTGKETAPNQRPSHHTPLLQTLTMCNNTTEKSPQAFLRSTPENRVSPRASPNPLLSSGPLHKSPSPQPTFVLQPASLVTQLPKAREPPGYEEAVRQSRNLHVHSVSQVPAATSQQMDDLFDILIESGEITPFIHQDPHVSHTKTLPVTANICTLPVITAVARPPAHIQLAPPPAHSPVTGLSSLATDNQLEAFLERTLADTAPVSDPRTRGLMEELQAQLMEQQPYSPMDTSDLSFCDSSSPSSLNMGLSDPGLDNMEWLDLTMPPGPAGALTPLGIPTDFLDTQDLQLHWD from the exons ATGGCCTATTCGGAGGTGGAGACCCCGAGTGACCGCTGCACCAGGTTCAGAGCAG TCCTGCAGTtgaggcttcagcagaggcGAACCCGGGAGCAGCTGGCGGATCAGGGCATCATGCCAC CTCTGAAGAGCCCGGCAGCGTTCCACGGGCAGATTCGCAGCTTGGAGAGAGCCAGG ACTGAAAACTTCCTCAAGCACAAGATCCGCAGTCGTCCTGAGCGAGCAGAACTGGTCAGGATGCACATCCTGCAAG AGACCGGAGCAGAGCCCTCCTTACAGGCCACGCAGATGAGGCTGAAAAGGGCGCGGCTCGCCGACAACCTCAACGAGAAGATCGCCCAAAGACCCGGCCCcttggagctggtggagaaaaACATCCTGCCTGTGGATTCCAGCGTCAAGCAGGCAATCATCGGTGAGAGGCAGCGAGACGGCGATG TGGGTCAGGTGAATTACCCCAAAGTGTTGGACGAAGACAGCTGCGATGCGCCGTCGCCGGAGCATCCGCCCGGGCAGGACCCCCACAGCTGTGTCCCGTCTCCCGCCGAGAGCAAAGTGCCCGAGACGCCTTCTCCCGCCCCAGCGCCGCCGATACCCATCACCCCGCTGCAG GTCTTCCCCGTCGCCACACAAGCGCCAGCGGACTTTGTGAAAGTTGTCCCTGCGATTGAACAGCCTGCCGCCCGCCctgttgccccccccgcccagcCAGTCGTCCCCGCTGCTCCCTTAAAACCCGGCCCGACACTGGTGAAA CAAAGTCAGCAGAAGTCTCCCTCCGAGAAGAGCCGCAGTAAGAAGGGCAAAGAGCCCAAGTCCAGGGTGAAGAAGCTCAAGTACCACCAGTATGTTCCCCCGGACCAGAAGCTGGAGGCCAGTGAAGCCCCCATGGACTCCTCCTACGCCCGGCtgctgcagcaacagcagctcttcctccagctgcagATCCTGagccagcaacagcagcactaCAACTACCAGACCATACTACCGGCACCCCTCAA GCCTGTAACTGAGGGTCAGAGCGGCGGCGCTGGCGGCCTGCCAACCTCCATCATGGTGTCTCTGCCCACtgcgcctccacctccccccctggCTCCTGCTCCGGCTCGTGCAAACATCTCGCTCTCAAACCGCAAGCCTGGGGTCTTGCCTGCCAatatggaggagatgaag gtgGCTGAGCTGAAGCTGGAGCTGAAGCTGCGTGGCCTCCCTGTGTCAGGAACAAAGACTGATCTGATAGAAAGACTGAAGCCTTTCCAGGACAACCCCTGCACCTCTGCTCCTACCACCATTCCCAGCCCTGCCGtccccaccctctcctccatGCCCATGGaggtcaccaccaccaccaccacccctgcCACTAGCACCCCCGCCATAGTCCTTCCAGTCCAGCAGATGGCTCCAGAGAACATGAACCAGACACCGCCGGTCTCACCCGCCCCCGCCGACCGCTCGACCCCCCAGCAGGATCCGAGCATGTCCGAGGCGCTCGCCGAAACACACATGCTGAGCTCTGGCTGGGCAGGTCCGCAGtcctcacctctctcctcctttcaaGTCCCGGAGGAAAAGGACCGGCGGCTCCATGAAAAGGAGCAGCAGATAGTGGAGTTGATGAAGAAGTTGGAGCAGGAGCAGAGGTTGGTGGAGGAGCTCAAGAtgcagctggaggtggagaagagagGCCAAGGGGGCTCCAACGATGATGCTGCATCTCCGAAACCCAATTCTGTGCCGGTCAGGAACCCCGTTCCTGCTCTCCTGAGCTCAAATGTAGTGAAAATGGAGGGTACTGCCAGGTCAAACTGTTCATCCACCGCCGCTACAATCCCCAACTCTATTTTCGGCTCCCAGGCTCTCGCCTCCCTGCCAACAGTAGTCAAGTTGGAGGATGTGACCGTTTCCTCTGgtaagcctctccagctccagACCCAGATCCTCACCCAGATCCAGCCCCCGAACCAGCCCCAAAGAATCAACAgccctcacctcccctcccaGTCACGGAGAAGTCCCAAACTCCAAACCCAGCCCCAGGTGCAAGCTGCCGCGCCGAGCCTGCAGCAGTTCTTCATCAGCCACCAAGGCGGCGTGTCCCAGGTGCTGAGTCAGCCTCAGACCTTGTTAACCGCCACGGGCCAAGCTGGGAGCATCCTCCTCCCGCTGTCGCTGCCTGGCGGCTCGACAGCAATCCAGCTGCCCAACGCCAACCTCAGCCTGCAG CCTGGTCTTCAGGCCACCATCTCAAACCGAGGCTCCTCGGTTTCTCAGCGGCAGACCACAGGGAAGGAGACGGCACCCAACCAGCGGCCATCCCACCACACCCCACTGCTGCAG ACTCTGACTATGTGCAACAACACGACTGAGAAGAGTCCACAGGCTTTCCTGAGAAGCACCCCAGAGAACCGGGTCTCTCCACGAGCTTCACCCAACCCTCTCCTCTCCAGCGGACCCCTCCATAAG TCTCCTTCCCCCCAGCCCACTTTCGTCCTTCAACCCGCCTCCCTCGTGACCCAGCTGCCCAAGGCCAGAGAGCCTCCCGGCTACGAGGAGGCTGTCAGGCAGAGCCGCAACTTGCACGTCCACAGTGTTTCCCAG GTTCCCGCGGCAACCAGCCAGCAAATGGATGACTTGTTCGACATCCTCATAGAGAGCGGAG AAATCACTCCGTTTATCCACCAGGACCCTCACGTGTCTCACACTAAGACCCTCCCGGTCACCGCAAACATCTGCACGCTGCCGGTCATCACGGCCGTCGCCAGGCCGCCTGCGCACATCCAGCTGGCTCCTCCCCCCGCGCACAGCCCCGTCACGGGCCTCTCCTCGCTCGCCACGGACAACCAGCTGGAGGCCTTCCTGGAGCGCACCCTGGCCGACACGGCGCCGGTGTCGGACCCGCGCACGCGGGGCttgatggaggagctgcaggcccAGCTGATGGAGCAGCAACCGTACTCGCCCATGGACACTTCGGACTTGTCCTTCTGCGATTCTTCCTCGCCCTCCTCGCTCAACATGGGCCTGTCCGACCCGGGCCTGGACAACATGGAGTGGTTGGACCTCACCATGCCGCCAGGTCCCGCTGGGGCCCTCACACCGCTGGGCATCCCGACAGACTTCCTGGATACTCAAGACCTGCAGCTGCACTGGgactga